A genomic region of Runella rosea contains the following coding sequences:
- a CDS encoding SDR family oxidoreductase yields MKKILITGSNGLLGQKLVELLLKQPHIQCIATARGANRLPFTEGYEYYSMDITKREEVEDIIGKTKPDVVIHGAAMTNVDQCESEKDNCWAQNVHAVQYIVDACRTHDIFLCHVSTDFIFDGAAGPYTEEGEANPLSFYGWSKYAAEKIVQHSGIRWAIARTVLVYGIAYDMSRSNIILWVKKSLEEKKNIKVVTDQWRTPTLAEDLAMGCFLIADQEAKGIFNISGKDFLTPYEMAILTADYFSLDKSLIAQADSSTFSQPAKRPARTGFVLDKARSVLGYEPRSFSEGIAILANQL; encoded by the coding sequence ATGAAAAAAATTCTTATTACAGGTTCTAACGGACTGCTGGGCCAAAAATTGGTCGAACTTCTTTTAAAACAGCCTCATATTCAATGTATTGCCACTGCTCGGGGCGCCAACCGTTTACCATTTACGGAAGGTTATGAGTATTACTCCATGGATATTACCAAGCGGGAAGAAGTGGAAGACATCATCGGAAAGACCAAGCCTGATGTCGTTATTCACGGAGCGGCCATGACCAACGTGGATCAGTGCGAATCGGAGAAAGACAATTGTTGGGCGCAAAACGTACACGCGGTTCAGTACATTGTGGATGCCTGCCGTACCCATGACATTTTTCTCTGCCACGTTTCTACCGACTTTATTTTTGACGGCGCCGCAGGGCCGTATACGGAGGAAGGTGAGGCTAATCCGCTGAGTTTTTACGGTTGGAGCAAGTATGCCGCCGAAAAGATTGTGCAACATTCGGGTATTCGTTGGGCCATTGCCAGAACCGTGCTGGTTTATGGTATTGCCTACGATATGTCACGTTCCAACATCATTTTGTGGGTGAAAAAATCACTCGAAGAGAAGAAAAATATCAAAGTGGTCACAGATCAATGGCGCACACCTACGTTGGCGGAAGATTTAGCCATGGGTTGTTTTTTGATTGCCGACCAAGAAGCGAAAGGCATTTTCAATATTTCAGGAAAAGATTTTCTCACTCCCTACGAAATGGCCATCCTGACTGCTGATTATTTTAGCTTAGACAAATCATTGATTGCTCAAGCCGACTCTTCTACGTTTTCGCAACCCGCCAAACGCCCCGCCCGTACGGGGTTTGTGCTAGATAAAGCGCGTAGCGTTTTGGGCTATGAGCCGCGTAGCTTTTCGGAAGGAATCGCAATTTTGGCCAACCAGTTGTGA
- a CDS encoding MBOAT family O-acyltransferase: MLFNSVQFLLFFIVITLAYFSLRWNLRWFLLLLASCYFYLVFKPIYILILFATIVIDYFAGIWIASAAGPRRKWLLVLSIVTNVGILAVFKYFDFFAETFNSFSWKMGIAWSMPILKHLNPDLILPIGLSFHTFQAMSYTIEVYRGNQKAEKHFGIYALYVMFYPQLVAGPIERPQNVLHQFHENHPYDWENVKAGLTRMAFGFFKKVVIADRLALMQGPVYLDPVHHNGLTLLVATFFYTFRIYCDFSGYSDIALGASQVMGFKLMENFKTPYISKSISEFWGRWHISLSTWFRDYLYIPLGGNRVSEGRAYFNRFTVFLVSGLWHGASWNFIIWGGLHGFYLVFASLRDKYLKRWNITLPTGAWYGYLQTLVTFVLVMLTWVFFAVGDNPKMTIGEEVRSSFLILKKIATLSIHSPIQSALNSVEMIFCVVLIGILLIKEHFVLHIPTRRDVTFWSVFITLSILCYFFGVFESNQFIYFQF, from the coding sequence ATGCTGTTTAATTCGGTCCAGTTTCTGCTATTTTTCATTGTTATTACACTGGCGTATTTCAGCCTGCGCTGGAATCTACGCTGGTTTTTGCTGTTGTTAGCAAGCTGTTATTTTTACTTGGTGTTCAAACCGATTTACATCCTTATTCTGTTTGCCACCATTGTAATCGACTACTTTGCGGGGATTTGGATTGCCTCAGCGGCTGGCCCACGCCGAAAATGGCTTTTGGTACTGAGTATTGTGACCAACGTGGGGATTCTGGCCGTTTTTAAATACTTTGATTTTTTTGCCGAAACGTTCAATTCTTTCAGTTGGAAAATGGGAATTGCGTGGAGTATGCCCATTCTAAAACACCTAAATCCCGATTTAATTCTGCCCATTGGTTTGTCGTTTCATACGTTTCAGGCCATGAGCTATACGATTGAAGTGTATCGCGGCAATCAAAAAGCGGAAAAACACTTCGGAATCTATGCCCTGTATGTTATGTTTTATCCCCAGTTGGTGGCGGGGCCGATTGAACGTCCGCAAAACGTGCTACATCAATTCCACGAAAACCATCCTTACGATTGGGAAAATGTAAAAGCGGGCCTGACCCGAATGGCCTTTGGATTCTTTAAAAAAGTGGTCATTGCCGACCGGCTCGCCTTGATGCAAGGGCCCGTTTACCTCGATCCCGTCCATCACAACGGACTGACGCTTTTAGTAGCTACGTTTTTTTATACATTCCGAATTTATTGCGACTTTTCGGGGTACTCCGACATCGCCTTGGGGGCTTCCCAAGTGATGGGCTTTAAGCTCATGGAAAACTTCAAGACACCTTATATCTCCAAATCCATCTCAGAGTTTTGGGGACGCTGGCACATTTCCCTTTCTACGTGGTTTCGGGATTACCTCTACATTCCGTTGGGCGGAAATCGGGTCAGTGAAGGGCGCGCTTATTTCAACCGATTCACGGTTTTTCTCGTTAGCGGGCTATGGCACGGGGCTAGTTGGAACTTCATCATTTGGGGCGGATTGCACGGATTTTATCTCGTGTTTGCCTCCCTTAGGGACAAATACTTAAAACGTTGGAACATCACATTGCCCACTGGTGCTTGGTATGGTTATCTACAAACGCTCGTCACCTTTGTTTTGGTGATGCTTACGTGGGTATTTTTTGCGGTAGGCGACAACCCCAAAATGACCATTGGTGAAGAAGTAAGGAGTTCTTTCTTGATTTTAAAGAAGATAGCCACGCTGTCGATTCACTCCCCTATCCAATCGGCACTCAACTCCGTCGAAATGATTTTTTGTGTTGTACTTATTGGTATTTTACTGATTAAAGAGCACTTTGTATTGCACATTCCAACCCGCCGCGATGTCACATTTTGGAGTGTATTCATCACGTTGTCCATCCTGTGTTATTTCTTCGGCGTTTTTGAATCCAATCAGTTTATCTATTTTCAGTTTTAA
- a CDS encoding glycosyltransferase family 2 protein, translated as MEKPQISIIAPLYNETESFPHLVARLSKLMDSLSLSIEVVLVDDGSRDNTATLMRQLALLDKRYHCVFLSRNHGHQLALTAGLAAARGTEAVFVIDGDLQDPPELLPDFYKLYQEGYDVVYAVRRKRKENFVKRTGYYLFYRLLKSISYVEIPLDSGDFSLISRRVVDVMNQMPEESRFLRGMRTWVGFKQTGFEYERSERIAGESKYSFKQLFNLAYNGIFNFSEFPIKFMTRAGGTAIGIALVYFMIVLVKKLFFSDIIEGFTALLFVVILFSGVQLIALGIIGEYVLRIFFQAKGRPLYIIKEEIVDGRLKEPQNLKTE; from the coding sequence TTGGAAAAACCTCAAATTTCAATTATTGCCCCGTTATATAACGAAACCGAATCATTTCCGCATTTGGTAGCTCGCCTCAGCAAACTGATGGACAGTCTTTCGCTTTCTATCGAGGTTGTATTGGTGGATGATGGCAGCCGCGACAACACCGCGACGCTTATGCGCCAACTTGCGCTGCTTGATAAACGTTACCACTGCGTTTTTTTGTCGCGCAATCACGGGCACCAATTGGCCCTTACGGCGGGATTGGCCGCGGCGAGAGGGACCGAAGCGGTGTTTGTCATTGATGGCGACCTTCAAGACCCACCCGAATTACTGCCCGATTTTTACAAACTGTACCAAGAAGGCTACGATGTGGTGTATGCCGTTCGGCGTAAACGGAAAGAGAATTTCGTAAAACGCACGGGATATTATTTGTTTTATCGCCTGTTGAAATCCATTTCATACGTAGAAATTCCGCTCGACAGCGGGGATTTTTCGCTCATTAGCCGGCGCGTGGTGGATGTAATGAATCAAATGCCCGAAGAGAGCCGTTTTTTACGCGGAATGCGCACTTGGGTAGGATTCAAGCAAACGGGATTTGAATACGAACGCAGCGAGCGAATCGCGGGTGAATCAAAATATTCGTTTAAGCAACTTTTCAATTTGGCCTACAACGGAATTTTTAATTTTAGCGAATTTCCTATAAAATTTATGACCCGGGCAGGCGGCACAGCCATTGGTATTGCCTTGGTTTATTTCATGATTGTACTCGTAAAAAAATTATTCTTTTCTGATATTATCGAAGGGTTTACTGCCCTACTTTTTGTGGTTATTTTATTCAGCGGTGTGCAATTGATTGCCCTTGGTATCATCGGAGAATACGTTTTGCGTATCTTTTTTCAAGCAAAAGGCCGCCCACTGTACATCATCAAAGAAGAGATTGTTGATGGGCGGTTAAAAGAACCGCAAAATCTCAAAACGGAGTAA
- a CDS encoding DUF6056 family protein yields the protein MLKTLQKPLFQNLFNIGLLILVLIPLLVLACYNHPSPVDDYCYIDTVFKYGYFEAMNFYYTGWTGRYFGILMNHSNPLILKWPGGVKLLSFLLILGLAGSLFALVKEVFPKWTRLGALGLVGGLVFLFILKIASIAEAFYWMAAFVTYTVPNALTIYWLVVMMRWYQLPKGGLKNFTSILAGFLVFAVIGCSETNLTIMVLLVAGWWGYQLVINRTWDWFAVFLVAVAAFSCYIFFTSPGNLLRMSGNPEGRNIPFSAMQSIKLLARLSIEWMTRTPLLVFTILWIAVLPKIFVNQQTMRYFSVPLWVAVLAYFGILFVQIFPSYYGIGIEPAPRVINSIYLYFLIGWFYCLAVLVRYFYQQDFWGAKNWYLPPSIKLVLAILILVSALFSQNFRMVYGDWLRGRAAAYDSELKQRYEYIENTPGDRVYVEPLKARPQSLFLDDANPDPKHWWAKCMGGYFGKKEVVLKTNP from the coding sequence ATGCTGAAAACATTACAAAAGCCTTTATTTCAGAATCTTTTTAACATCGGATTACTGATTTTGGTGTTAATTCCGTTGTTGGTATTGGCTTGTTACAATCATCCCTCGCCCGTTGATGATTACTGTTATATTGATACGGTTTTTAAATATGGCTATTTTGAGGCCATGAATTTTTACTATACTGGCTGGACGGGGCGCTATTTTGGGATTCTGATGAATCACTCCAATCCGCTCATTCTCAAATGGCCAGGGGGGGTCAAACTGCTTTCTTTTCTCTTAATTTTGGGACTAGCGGGCAGTCTTTTCGCCTTAGTTAAAGAAGTATTCCCCAAATGGACCCGACTTGGCGCGTTGGGTTTGGTGGGTGGATTGGTGTTCTTATTTATTCTTAAAATTGCCAGTATCGCCGAAGCCTTTTATTGGATGGCCGCCTTCGTAACGTATACCGTTCCCAATGCACTTACTATTTATTGGCTCGTAGTAATGATGCGCTGGTATCAATTGCCCAAAGGTGGTCTCAAAAATTTCACCTCCATTTTAGCAGGCTTTTTGGTGTTTGCGGTTATCGGATGCAGCGAAACCAATCTAACCATCATGGTGCTATTGGTGGCAGGATGGTGGGGCTATCAATTGGTTATCAATCGTACTTGGGATTGGTTTGCGGTCTTTTTGGTGGCAGTAGCCGCTTTTTCGTGTTATATTTTCTTTACCTCACCCGGCAACCTCCTCCGAATGAGCGGCAACCCAGAGGGTAGAAATATCCCGTTTTCTGCCATGCAATCCATCAAATTATTGGCCCGACTGAGCATAGAGTGGATGACCCGAACGCCTTTGTTGGTATTTACAATCTTGTGGATTGCCGTATTGCCCAAAATTTTTGTCAATCAGCAAACGATGCGCTATTTTTCGGTCCCTTTATGGGTGGCAGTGTTGGCTTATTTTGGCATTTTGTTCGTCCAGATTTTCCCGTCTTACTACGGTATCGGTATTGAACCAGCCCCCCGCGTTATCAACTCTATTTATCTTTATTTCCTGATTGGCTGGTTTTATTGCCTTGCCGTGTTGGTTCGATATTTTTATCAACAGGATTTTTGGGGGGCAAAAAATTGGTATTTACCCCCTTCCATCAAATTGGTGCTTGCCATACTTATTCTGGTAAGTGCGCTCTTTAGTCAAAACTTTCGCATGGTGTACGGTGATTGGCTACGCGGAAGAGCAGCCGCTTATGATTCAGAGTTGAAACAACGTTACGAATACATCGAAAACACCCCCGGCGACCGTGTGTATGTAGAGCCACTCAAAGCCAGACCCCAGTCGTTGTTTTTGGACGATGCCAACCCCGACCCCAAACACTGGTGGGCTAAGTGCATGGGTGGTTATTTTGGTAAAAAAGAAGTTGTACTTAAAACAAATCCTTGA
- a CDS encoding glycosyltransferase family 2 protein, which translates to MLPTKLLLVVPCYNEEEILLKTHRTLQEYYTHLEAEQLISPESKICFVNDGSRDRTWQLIETICQNDSKSIGIKLSRNFGHQSAILAGLTQYTNDYDCFITIDADLQDDIAAIGKMLEQHRDGAMVVYGVRDDRSNDSWFKRTTAESFYTMMRWMGVPVVFNHADFRLMDRRILEEFAHFKEVNLFLRGIIPLIGFRSEKVFYKRLEREAGETKYPLKKMLLFAWNGVTSFSTFPMRLVLYFGLFNFFIAMAVSVYIGISYLYGSTVAGWTSIVLPMTFFSGANMIAIGLIGEYVGKIYEEVKGRPRYIIEKVVEVPEVRSEK; encoded by the coding sequence ATGCTTCCAACCAAGTTATTACTTGTTGTTCCCTGTTACAACGAAGAAGAAATTTTACTGAAAACCCACCGTACTCTTCAAGAATACTATACGCATCTAGAAGCAGAACAACTCATCTCGCCAGAGAGCAAGATATGTTTTGTAAACGATGGCAGTCGCGACCGTACGTGGCAGCTCATCGAAACCATTTGCCAGAATGACTCCAAAAGTATCGGCATTAAATTATCCCGCAATTTTGGCCACCAAAGCGCTATTTTGGCTGGATTGACGCAATATACCAACGATTACGATTGCTTTATTACCATCGACGCCGATTTGCAGGACGACATCGCCGCCATCGGAAAAATGCTCGAACAACACCGCGACGGGGCAATGGTGGTCTACGGAGTCCGCGATGACCGCAGCAATGACAGTTGGTTTAAACGCACCACTGCTGAGTCATTTTATACAATGATGCGCTGGATGGGCGTGCCCGTTGTGTTTAATCACGCCGATTTTAGGTTGATGGACCGCCGTATACTTGAAGAGTTTGCGCATTTCAAGGAAGTAAACTTGTTTTTGAGGGGAATTATTCCGCTGATTGGCTTCCGTTCGGAGAAAGTTTTTTACAAACGATTGGAACGAGAAGCGGGAGAAACCAAGTATCCGCTCAAAAAGATGTTACTTTTTGCCTGGAACGGGGTCACTTCTTTCAGTACGTTTCCCATGCGACTGGTGCTTTATTTTGGTCTTTTCAACTTTTTTATCGCGATGGCGGTCAGTGTCTACATCGGTATTTCGTACTTGTACGGAAGTACGGTGGCGGGTTGGACCTCAATTGTATTGCCCATGACCTTTTTTAGCGGCGCCAACATGATTGCCATTGGGTTGATTGGCGAGTACGTTGGCAAGATTTATGAAGAAGTCAAAGGAAGACCCCGGTACATTATTGAAAAGGTTGTGGAAGTGCCAGAAGTGAGAAGTGAGAAGTGA
- a CDS encoding 3-oxoacyl-ACP synthase III family protein, which translates to MFLHQVGHYLPEQVVDNEHFTKLNGLSDEWIVQRTGIQLRRKAASAENSHTMGVEAVKALLDKIEIPASEIDLIVGATYTSYDTIVTLAHAAQHFLEIPDIPVVTISSACSSLLNAIEVVEGYFAMNKATKALVITSEHNTGYYNETDTVSGHLWGDGAAALLITKERSSEEDLEIRALLTGGAATSGKATEAVVLRPNERGVIMPFGRDVFINACTYMPKASLQVLERCGLTVQDVDYVLPHQANLRISMNVMNTLGLSEDKLISNIQYLGNTGCAGCAIGLSEHWGRFKKGERIVITVFGGGYSFGAMLLEK; encoded by the coding sequence ATGTTTCTTCACCAAGTTGGTCACTACCTGCCCGAGCAAGTTGTTGACAACGAACATTTTACCAAGCTGAACGGCCTCTCGGACGAATGGATTGTACAGCGTACCGGAATTCAACTCCGTCGTAAAGCTGCCTCTGCCGAAAACTCTCACACCATGGGAGTAGAAGCGGTGAAGGCATTACTTGATAAAATTGAAATTCCTGCGAGTGAAATAGATTTAATTGTAGGCGCTACTTATACTTCATACGATACAATCGTAACATTAGCTCACGCGGCCCAGCATTTTCTGGAAATTCCTGATATCCCAGTCGTCACGATTTCGTCGGCTTGCTCGTCTTTACTCAACGCGATTGAAGTAGTGGAAGGGTATTTTGCCATGAACAAAGCCACCAAGGCGCTGGTCATTACGTCGGAACACAACACGGGTTATTACAACGAAACCGACACCGTTTCGGGGCACTTGTGGGGTGATGGCGCGGCGGCGTTGTTGATTACCAAAGAGCGCAGCAGCGAAGAAGATTTGGAAATCCGCGCCTTGCTCACGGGCGGTGCCGCTACCAGCGGAAAAGCCACCGAAGCTGTGGTGCTTCGTCCCAACGAACGGGGGGTGATCATGCCTTTCGGGCGGGATGTGTTCATCAATGCTTGTACGTACATGCCCAAGGCAAGTTTGCAGGTGTTGGAGCGGTGCGGACTTACGGTGCAAGACGTGGATTATGTGTTGCCGCACCAAGCCAATTTACGTATCAGTATGAACGTAATGAATACGTTGGGCCTTTCGGAAGATAAACTTATCTCTAATATTCAATATTTAGGAAACACGGGTTGCGCTGGTTGCGCCATCGGTCTTTCCGAACATTGGGGGCGCTTCAAAAAAGGAGAACGAATCGTCATTACCGTTTTTGGGGGTGGGTATTCTTTTGGGGCAATGCTCTTGGAGAAATAA
- a CDS encoding T9SS type A sorting domain-containing protein, whose product MIKHTIFSLLLLGCWFTSQSQQQLSAIQHRTGSSSNPRAFHRLGDKLLFIADTKEYGAEWWVTDGTDTGTKLLKDIAPGLATTLVRNLNTSLLEVERSIVVANGILYFLTKNALNQSELWQTDGTTEGTIKIFTYEGIIEQFRPTPQKDKFYVIENFALYYLDITAKTKRRVSNPGGSITFVLPDYYLDTNVPPVLDYQLYFTYNELGEYELWRADGTTTGNQRLFAQRIRLGQPLYNVYKGDVYVYNSQNDKVLIKTRGTTATTEVLIPPVNLFPVSLQERFRGMTSRIIDNEFQLIEFPNPSSSVLNQFIVKNTTDGRTFRNVLTKTDPLGSISGVEVSGNTLYYASQTFITAMDLTSGDTTKTYINWTLSGLDVARAKKLSNNSVAYFVKSADFRGQLYLFDGGTRKITPRNVFVSQILEFNNSLVISGGTTAKGNVNLYGADLNGLNFKVKGNLQQVEDNEIPQFMLGTQLYYIGDDAGPGITLNKTDGLTVGQTVKILNNSPTVLLNAAASGLMYSDGQRALFSYVDRSNNRYIWVTDGTAAGTNLLGSITNAQDRPYVYSIDNQLLLWFGSLSFYKVDFSGLRLVRSSTINTVSGNRKTLALDNKVLLFDEKSVTAVDANLSLTTLENRTLFTVDSTLVPLGIGARFFYLRLKTSGKLGVMTGASASEAPRELIEIPSATAMFKVSDGILIHRTEVTSGGKISSFLTFVDANGQRAQEMGPFDFTTVRGVQKTGNTYTLAVVTAPNRLNVALLDVTAKTIRFLKGDAADSQNPKFVTSGSALYVVGSNVWKVLPAKDSLSRLLPAKFYQNGRTFMQAPKMYVSFADPTPETWEIDSLKTQQLGNFFVTTQFTDLIEKKGFQGYTQNSSGRQNGIFLVESPTQTTLLKSLPANQVVPEQAFSGMLIFAAENEAGGNELWLTEGTPERTRQWADLRTGALSSNPKDLRVMGNMVVCSAFSGDQGRQLWNVTPPVLAIKTPEPIFSLNVFPNPVSKIVSIRITDAKGASMYLKIFDINGRLIMEKSLPSTEQVDGIDVSHLPTGTYIVWVTDGERWASKKINKY is encoded by the coding sequence ATGATTAAACACACTATTTTCAGCCTCCTTTTATTAGGTTGTTGGTTTACTTCGCAGTCTCAACAACAACTTTCAGCCATTCAGCACCGAACAGGTTCCTCTTCCAACCCCCGCGCTTTTCATAGATTGGGGGACAAATTGTTATTTATTGCCGATACAAAAGAATATGGTGCCGAGTGGTGGGTGACTGACGGAACCGATACGGGTACAAAATTACTGAAGGATATTGCTCCGGGCCTAGCAACCACGTTGGTTAGAAATCTTAATACGTCTTTGCTAGAAGTGGAGCGGAGTATAGTGGTTGCCAATGGAATTTTATATTTTCTGACAAAGAATGCCCTTAACCAGTCAGAGCTTTGGCAAACGGACGGTACTACCGAAGGTACTATAAAGATATTTACTTACGAGGGCATCATAGAGCAATTCAGGCCCACACCGCAAAAGGATAAGTTTTACGTAATTGAAAACTTCGCGCTGTATTACCTTGATATTACGGCTAAAACCAAAAGGCGAGTAAGCAATCCTGGTGGGTCAATCACTTTTGTACTGCCTGATTATTACTTAGATACCAATGTCCCCCCCGTATTAGACTATCAATTATACTTCACCTACAACGAGCTGGGAGAATATGAGCTATGGCGTGCTGATGGTACTACTACTGGCAATCAGCGCCTTTTTGCACAACGTATTCGCCTTGGGCAGCCACTCTATAACGTGTATAAAGGGGATGTCTATGTATACAATAGCCAAAATGATAAAGTGCTAATCAAGACCCGTGGAACCACCGCAACTACTGAAGTCTTGATTCCACCCGTGAACCTTTTTCCTGTGTCGTTACAAGAACGTTTTCGCGGAATGACTTCTCGAATCATTGACAATGAGTTTCAACTTATCGAGTTTCCCAATCCTAGTAGCTCCGTTTTAAATCAGTTTATCGTTAAGAATACCACTGACGGTCGTACGTTTCGCAATGTATTGACAAAAACGGATCCTTTAGGCTCTATTTCGGGTGTAGAGGTGTCGGGGAATACCCTTTACTACGCGTCGCAAACATTCATCACCGCGATGGATTTGACCTCGGGAGACACCACAAAGACCTACATTAACTGGACTTTATCGGGACTAGATGTTGCCCGTGCAAAAAAGTTGAGTAATAACTCAGTGGCTTATTTTGTCAAGTCAGCCGATTTTCGGGGGCAACTTTACCTGTTTGATGGGGGCACCCGAAAAATTACTCCGCGTAACGTTTTTGTGTCGCAAATCCTCGAATTTAACAATTCGTTGGTTATTTCGGGAGGGACGACGGCCAAAGGGAATGTCAACCTATATGGGGCGGATTTGAACGGACTAAATTTTAAAGTGAAAGGGAATCTACAACAGGTCGAAGATAATGAAATCCCGCAGTTTATGCTGGGTACGCAATTATACTATATTGGCGATGATGCTGGACCAGGAATTACGCTTAACAAAACCGATGGTCTGACTGTTGGGCAGACCGTAAAAATTCTGAATAACTCACCGACCGTACTTCTCAACGCAGCCGCTTCAGGGTTGATGTATTCAGATGGGCAGCGGGCGTTGTTTTCGTACGTCGACCGAAGCAATAATCGATATATCTGGGTAACCGACGGAACCGCCGCTGGTACAAATTTGCTGGGAAGTATTACCAATGCACAAGATCGGCCTTATGTTTATTCAATTGATAATCAGCTATTACTTTGGTTTGGATCTCTATCGTTTTATAAAGTGGATTTTAGTGGATTGAGACTTGTGCGTTCTTCTACCATTAATACTGTATCGGGAAATAGAAAGACGTTGGCGCTCGACAATAAAGTGCTGTTGTTTGATGAAAAGTCAGTGACCGCGGTAGATGCTAATCTGTCGCTTACCACGCTTGAAAATCGTACCCTTTTCACGGTTGACTCCACGTTGGTACCCTTGGGAATCGGGGCACGTTTCTTTTATTTACGACTTAAAACGTCTGGAAAGCTGGGCGTCATGACTGGAGCCTCTGCGTCTGAAGCCCCGCGTGAGTTAATAGAAATTCCCTCGGCAACGGCTATGTTTAAAGTCTCCGATGGAATTCTTATCCACCGTACAGAAGTAACTTCTGGCGGAAAAATCAGCAGCTTTCTGACTTTTGTGGATGCTAACGGTCAACGTGCACAAGAAATGGGGCCGTTTGATTTTACAACGGTACGGGGCGTGCAAAAAACCGGAAATACCTACACTCTAGCTGTTGTGACGGCCCCCAATCGCCTCAATGTGGCGCTCTTGGATGTTACTGCGAAAACCATTCGTTTCCTGAAAGGCGATGCCGCCGACTCGCAAAACCCCAAGTTTGTTACCTCGGGGTCAGCGTTGTACGTGGTAGGAAGCAATGTATGGAAAGTTCTTCCTGCCAAGGATTCATTGAGTAGGTTGCTGCCAGCAAAGTTTTATCAGAATGGGCGCACGTTTATGCAGGCCCCAAAAATGTACGTCTCTTTTGCCGACCCAACCCCGGAAACTTGGGAGATAGACAGCCTTAAAACCCAACAACTAGGAAATTTCTTTGTTACAACCCAATTCACGGATCTGATTGAAAAGAAAGGTTTTCAGGGCTATACACAAAATAGTAGTGGCCGACAAAACGGAATATTTCTCGTAGAATCTCCAACTCAAACGACATTACTGAAATCATTACCCGCTAATCAGGTTGTTCCCGAACAGGCTTTTTCTGGAATGTTGATTTTCGCCGCCGAAAATGAAGCTGGAGGCAATGAACTTTGGCTCACCGAAGGAACCCCCGAAAGAACCAGACAATGGGCGGATTTAAGAACGGGGGCACTGAGTTCAAACCCTAAAGACTTGAGGGTGATGGGGAATATGGTAGTGTGTTCGGCATTCAGTGGTGACCAAGGTCGGCAACTTTGGAATGTAACCCCTCCTGTGTTGGCTATAAAAACGCCGGAACCGATATTTTCATTAAATGTATTTCCGAACCCGGTCAGTAAAATTGTATCAATTCGTATCACAGACGCTAAAGGAGCATCTATGTACCTCAAAATCTTTGATATAAATGGACGGTTGATTATGGAAAAGTCATTGCCTTCAACAGAGCAAGTGGATGGAATTGATGTTTCGCATCTGCCCACAGGAACGTACATTGTTTGGGTGACCGATGGGGAACGTTGGGCGTCTAAAAAAATAAATAAGTACTGA